A region from the Falco rusticolus isolate bFalRus1 chromosome 4, bFalRus1.pri, whole genome shotgun sequence genome encodes:
- the ACTR3B gene encoding actin-related protein 3B yields MATYLPPCVIDGGTGYTKLGYAGNTEPQFIIPSCIAIRESAKVGDQAQRRVMKGVDDLDFFIGDEAIDKPTYATKWPIRHGIVEDWDLMERFMEQVIFKYLRAEPEDHYFLMTEPPLNTPENREYLAEIMFESFNIPGLYIAVQAVLALAASWTSRQVGERTLTGIVIDSGDGVTHVIPVAEGYVIGSCIKHIPIAGRDITYFIQQLLREREVGIPPEQSLETAKAIKEKYCYICPDIVKEFAKYDGDPRKWIKQYTGINAINKTKFVIDVGYERFLGPEIFFHPEFANPDFMESISDVVDEVIQNCPIDVRRPLYKNVVLSGGSTMFRDFGRRLQRDLKRVVDARLRLSEELSGGRIKPKPVEVQVITHHMQRYAVWFGGSMLASTPEFFQVCHTKKDYEEYGPSICRHNPVFGVMS; encoded by the exons GTATTGCAATCCGAGAATCAGCCAAAGTAGGTGACCAGGCTCAGAGGAGGGTGATGAAAGGTGTTGATGATCTGGACTTCTTCATAGGAGATGAAGCCATAGATAAACCTACCTATGCTACAAAG TGGCCTATACGACATGGTATTGTTGAAGACTGGGACCTCATGGAGAGATTCATGGAGCAGGTCATTTTTAAATACCTACGAGCTGAACCTGAGGATCACTATTTTTTAATG acaGAGCCTCCGCTGAACACACCAGAAAACAGAGAGTATCTTGCAGAAATCATGTTCGAATCATTTAACATACCAGGACTTTACATTGCTGTTCAG GCAGTGTTGGCCTTAGCAGCCTCTTGGACGTCACGGCAGGTTGGAGAACGTACTTTAACTGGAATTGTCATTGATAGTGGTGATGGAGTGACCCACGTAATTCCTGTG GCAGAAGGCTACGTAATTGGAAGTTGCATCAAACATATTCCTATTGCAGGTAGAGATATTACTTACTTTATTCAACAGCTCCTAAGGGAAAGGGAGGTGGGAATTCCTCCTGAACAATCTCTGGAGACAGCAAAAGCCATAAAG GAGAAGTACTGTTACATTTGCCCTGACATAGTGAAAGAATTTGCCAAGTACGATGGAGATCCTCGGAAATGGATCAAACAGTATACTGGCATCAATGCAATCAACAAAACCAAGTTTGTTATAGATGTCGGTTATGAAAGGTTCCTTGGacctgaaattttctttcatcctgAG tttGCTAATCCTGACTTTATGGAATCCATTTCGGATGTAGTTGATGAAGTTATACAGAACTGTCCTATTGATGTTCGACGTCCATTATATAAG AATGTGGTCCTCTCGGGAGGATCCACGATGTTCAGGGACTTTGGACGACGACTGCAAAGGGATTTGAAAAGAGTAGTGGACGCGAGATTGCGGCTTAGCGAAGAGCTCAGTGGTGGTCGGATAAAA CCCAAACCAGTTGAAGTTCAAGTGATAACACATCACATGCAGCGTTATGCAGTTTGGTTCGGTGGTTCCATGCTGGCTTCAACA CCAGAGTTTTTCCAAGTATGTCACACCAAGAAAGACTATGAAGAGTATGGCCCTAGTATCTGTCGTCATAATCCTGTTTTTGGAGTCATGTCATAA